The Halogeometricum borinquense DSM 11551 genome window below encodes:
- a CDS encoding right-handed parallel beta-helix repeat-containing protein: protein MTRDDSRTFTRRRLLGLLGSAGVASLAGCGGRDTTPTATPEKPGPFKQTSDSPDENPRMRDGIGFDRVVNAVDDLSWDPSGEEAIDDSLDQTLREGTLIEVPPGTYRVKRRHDVEGVSRWGIVGIGTNRRAVQFTPPTGRSFRWLMVDGGSDILIKNFTMQQGRKFDRSIGMGFLVDDGLKLYNVEKAGSNPRENSGSGAENGIVVQVTKPDGVAVVDTFVRKGPQDFAHYPGNAITVFTGRGHLGTVYYRNLHIENGGEHGIYASKGQGNVRVEGGLFKNNLGDGVRIAGEGSWVKGATVVIDMDDRTPGNRGNWHQARGIHLQSGEYGYTGGLVEDCTVIAHASPRTEALLKIEHSQGAATVRNCRFFNNTDYRTIVVDKPATGPQQPKKPWEVTFENIEISGRASNTVAMLLEDRPGSKISNVTIDLPSVGVDGIVLNNCEGTVIDNMNVVTGGYPLRVSSNSDGEQCLVTLKNLRRLKSSLLSDADTEQLASSLSGSTCLDGNDTAKQTFAVIGANDDRLYGTVLDEQ, encoded by the coding sequence ATGACACGCGACGACAGTCGGACGTTCACGCGTCGTCGTCTCCTCGGTCTCCTCGGAAGTGCGGGCGTCGCCTCCCTCGCAGGATGCGGCGGGCGTGACACGACGCCGACAGCAACCCCGGAGAAACCCGGTCCATTCAAGCAAACGTCGGACAGTCCCGATGAAAATCCGAGGATGCGGGACGGAATCGGGTTCGACCGCGTAGTGAACGCGGTCGATGACCTCAGCTGGGATCCGAGCGGTGAAGAAGCGATAGACGACTCATTAGATCAGACTCTCCGCGAAGGGACGCTTATCGAAGTTCCGCCGGGCACGTACCGCGTCAAGCGGCGGCACGACGTCGAAGGCGTCTCCAGATGGGGAATCGTCGGAATCGGAACGAACCGGCGGGCCGTGCAGTTTACGCCTCCAACAGGCCGATCGTTCCGCTGGCTAATGGTCGATGGCGGGAGTGACATCCTCATCAAGAACTTCACCATGCAACAGGGTCGCAAGTTCGACCGGTCCATCGGGATGGGTTTTCTCGTCGACGATGGACTCAAACTGTACAACGTCGAGAAGGCCGGATCGAACCCGCGGGAGAACTCCGGGTCCGGCGCGGAGAACGGTATCGTCGTTCAGGTAACGAAGCCCGACGGCGTCGCCGTCGTCGATACGTTTGTCCGCAAAGGACCGCAGGACTTCGCACACTACCCCGGTAACGCCATCACCGTATTCACCGGCCGCGGGCACCTCGGGACAGTGTACTATCGAAACCTCCACATCGAGAACGGCGGCGAACACGGTATCTACGCCTCGAAAGGACAAGGAAACGTCCGCGTCGAAGGCGGGTTGTTCAAGAACAACCTCGGGGACGGCGTCCGAATCGCCGGAGAGGGATCATGGGTGAAAGGTGCCACCGTCGTCATCGACATGGACGACCGGACTCCCGGAAACCGGGGGAACTGGCACCAAGCAAGAGGAATCCACCTACAGTCGGGCGAGTACGGTTACACCGGCGGACTGGTCGAAGACTGTACGGTTATTGCACACGCGTCGCCGCGGACAGAAGCCCTCCTAAAGATAGAACACAGCCAAGGAGCTGCGACAGTCAGAAATTGTCGCTTCTTCAATAATACGGATTACCGTACAATCGTCGTAGACAAGCCGGCGACAGGCCCCCAACAGCCGAAAAAGCCGTGGGAGGTGACGTTCGAGAACATCGAAATATCCGGTCGTGCGTCGAACACCGTTGCGATGCTTCTCGAAGACCGCCCCGGTTCGAAGATTTCGAACGTGACGATTGACCTACCGAGTGTCGGCGTAGACGGAATCGTCCTCAACAACTGCGAAGGGACCGTCATCGACAACATGAACGTCGTCACAGGGGGCTATCCCCTGCGAGTGTCGAGTAACAGCGACGGAGAGCAGTGTCTCGTGACACTCAAAAACCTCCGTCGTCTCAAGTCGTCGCTGCTGTCCGACGCTGATACGGAACAACTCGCAAGTTCGCTCTCGGGGTCCACTTGTCTGGATGGGAACGACACAGCGAAGCAAACGTTCGCCGTGATCGGCGCAAACGACGACCGCCTCTACGGGACGGTTCTCGACGAGCAGTAA
- a CDS encoding sulfatase, producing the protein MTDMRDVVLVTIDSFRTDRCGFLGSDDGLTPAMDRLAADGLVFENAVAPAGATSGSSSTFFTGRYPIERSTAEDRKAVMRQNLKAGRTLPQQFKDMGYRTAGFTANPWTSRFFGYDAGFDHFEDFMDGDLTSDTIEKGDRGGTFSDLTSQLLNWWQGQDMYMSWDAYYDQILDWLDEAREGDEPFFLWIFLVDVHMPYLPPKGYRSQSSAAAYAANAWLFGGAKQNTPLSGLLHDRLLRAYDDTVRFTDEFVDRIARAVDDDTALCVHADHGESFGERDGHYGHGSLYEETVRVPLFVANHPQDRIKRPFSLAGLPALLTRLGRGETVDDSIAHPIVTSRNNDGWRVAHGGSWRYTRRPEGESVETADGDPIDDEELYDIGQSVIDHEIEAEEERRRVIDAAVEVTESGPL; encoded by the coding sequence ATGACTGACATGCGTGATGTCGTCCTCGTCACTATCGACAGCTTCCGCACCGACCGGTGCGGTTTCCTCGGTAGTGACGACGGACTCACACCGGCGATGGATCGCCTCGCCGCGGATGGCCTCGTCTTCGAGAACGCCGTCGCACCCGCCGGAGCGACGAGCGGATCCTCCTCGACGTTCTTCACCGGGCGCTACCCAATCGAGCGTTCGACTGCGGAAGACCGCAAAGCGGTGATGCGACAGAATCTGAAAGCCGGCCGAACGCTGCCCCAGCAGTTCAAAGATATGGGCTACCGAACTGCCGGATTCACCGCGAATCCGTGGACCTCACGGTTCTTCGGCTATGATGCCGGATTCGACCACTTCGAGGACTTCATGGACGGTGATCTGACCAGCGACACCATCGAAAAAGGCGACCGCGGCGGGACCTTCTCAGACCTCACCAGTCAGTTGCTCAACTGGTGGCAGGGACAGGACATGTACATGTCGTGGGACGCCTACTACGACCAGATACTCGACTGGTTGGACGAAGCGCGGGAGGGCGACGAACCGTTCTTCCTGTGGATATTCTTGGTTGACGTTCACATGCCGTATCTCCCGCCGAAAGGCTATCGGTCCCAGTCCTCCGCCGCCGCCTACGCCGCCAACGCGTGGTTGTTCGGCGGCGCAAAGCAGAATACTCCGTTGTCGGGACTACTTCACGACCGACTGCTTCGGGCCTACGACGACACGGTTCGCTTTACCGACGAGTTCGTGGACCGAATCGCGCGAGCGGTAGACGACGACACCGCCCTCTGCGTTCACGCCGACCACGGCGAGTCGTTCGGCGAGCGCGATGGACACTACGGCCACGGCTCCCTCTACGAGGAGACAGTTCGCGTCCCGCTCTTCGTGGCTAACCACCCCCAAGACCGAATCAAGCGACCGTTTTCTCTCGCCGGATTGCCAGCTCTCCTGACCCGGTTGGGTCGCGGTGAGACGGTCGACGACTCTATCGCTCACCCCATCGTCACCAGTCGGAACAACGACGGCTGGCGCGTCGCCCACGGTGGGTCGTGGCGCTACACCCGCCGACCCGAAGGCGAATCGGTCGAGACAGCCGATGGCGACCCGATAGACGACGAGGAACTGTACGATATCGGACAGTCGGTGATAGACCACGAAATCGAGGCCGAAGAAGAGCGACGGCGTGTGATCGATGCCGCCGTCGAAGTAACCGAATCCGGGCCGCTCTGA
- a CDS encoding glycosyltransferase family 2 protein, protein MSHDTESGLVSVVVPAYGRPEYLDAAVESVNDQTYAPIELVVVDDCSPDPIEPIVADAETDSLHRVHVVRHEVNRGANAARNTGIEASRGEFVAFLDDDDYWRPRKVEKQVRAFENASDEVGFVYTGQENVADDGTTTNYRVPETRGWVTHELFRGAPLCPFSSVMVRRSVIDEVGLLDTRFPSWQDREWYLRVSEVCAFETVTEPLAVRRVDSHGQISDNYEQKRDVSYPLFLEKHRPLARKYGRRHEKALVAAQSRSLAHAALVNGQYRDAVRFLLRSIRYDPSQAESFPALAVALGGERAVKAVQHVKRFLERFRGRTKFRSDTNETNV, encoded by the coding sequence ATGAGTCACGACACGGAGTCCGGTTTGGTTTCGGTAGTCGTTCCGGCGTACGGGCGGCCCGAGTATCTCGACGCCGCGGTCGAGAGCGTCAACGACCAGACGTACGCCCCCATCGAACTCGTCGTCGTTGACGACTGTTCGCCGGACCCAATCGAACCCATCGTTGCGGACGCCGAGACAGACAGTCTCCACCGCGTCCACGTCGTCCGACACGAGGTCAATCGTGGTGCGAACGCCGCGCGCAACACCGGTATCGAAGCCTCACGCGGCGAGTTCGTCGCTTTCCTCGACGACGACGACTACTGGCGGCCTCGGAAGGTCGAAAAACAGGTACGGGCGTTCGAGAACGCGAGCGACGAAGTCGGCTTCGTCTACACCGGACAGGAAAACGTCGCCGACGACGGAACGACGACGAACTATCGCGTTCCCGAGACGCGCGGGTGGGTGACGCACGAATTGTTCCGCGGCGCACCGCTCTGTCCGTTCTCCTCCGTGATGGTGCGTCGGTCCGTCATTGACGAGGTCGGCCTGTTAGATACGCGATTTCCGAGTTGGCAGGACCGTGAGTGGTACCTGCGGGTCTCGGAAGTGTGCGCTTTCGAGACCGTTACGGAACCCCTCGCCGTCCGTCGAGTCGATTCGCACGGCCAGATCAGCGACAACTACGAACAGAAACGAGACGTTTCGTACCCGCTGTTCTTGGAGAAACACCGACCGCTGGCCCGCAAGTACGGCAGACGACACGAAAAGGCCCTCGTCGCGGCGCAGTCGCGTTCGCTTGCCCATGCTGCGCTGGTGAACGGTCAGTACCGCGACGCTGTTCGGTTCCTCCTCCGGAGTATTCGATACGACCCCTCACAAGCCGAGTCGTTCCCCGCTCTCGCAGTCGCTCTCGGTGGTGAACGGGCCGTCAAAGCCGTACAACATGTAAAGCGTTTCCTCGAACGCTTCCGAGGCCGGACAAAGTTCCGGTCTGACACGAACGAAACGAACGTTTGA
- a CDS encoding lipopolysaccharide biosynthesis protein: MSRLRALLRRLVPSGGTAERVVKSAIWAMGQNAFGRVLQLAMLVVLARLIGPTQIGLVGVALLALSGIKKFTNVGLDAALVQDENEDVDEHLNTVWILEIARGAIISGLLVLAAPFIAQILGDGNIQSTTTLIQVIALSPLLLGFKNPGMVYFQKNLDFHKRFVYRVSGDVVQVIVAIAWALVSPTAMSLVAGYVAADFLRLVLSYLLHDFRPNLSFSRESANELINYGKWITGSSILYFLYSEGDDAFVGAFIGAAPLAFYQYAYRFSNAPATELTSVISSVMFPAFSKLQDDTEQLRNTFKKTLRVNAFISAPVAFGIAVVAPDFVMVALGEEWMTMVLPMQILAIYGFLRALGQTFGPIWKALGRPDLLTKLGTLRVILIALTIYPVTVTWGYGIAGTAAVVTAIYVFPMMPIDIYLTAKMLEIHPFETVREIGFPVLASAIMAGVVWYINSIVQLPAIAELVIGIVVGAATYFMVVALLERQFRWGIGQNIQGIVANARR; the protein is encoded by the coding sequence GTGAGCCGACTCCGTGCCCTTCTCCGTCGTCTCGTTCCCAGCGGTGGGACTGCAGAACGCGTCGTCAAGAGCGCCATCTGGGCGATGGGACAGAACGCGTTCGGTCGCGTCCTCCAGTTGGCGATGCTCGTCGTCCTCGCGCGTCTCATCGGCCCGACGCAGATCGGCCTCGTTGGGGTCGCACTACTCGCACTGAGCGGAATTAAGAAGTTCACAAACGTCGGATTGGACGCCGCGCTCGTCCAAGACGAAAACGAGGACGTGGACGAACACCTGAACACGGTGTGGATACTCGAAATCGCTCGCGGGGCGATCATCTCGGGGCTGTTGGTCCTCGCCGCGCCGTTCATCGCACAGATCCTCGGGGACGGCAACATCCAGAGTACGACGACACTGATTCAAGTTATCGCCCTGTCCCCGCTCCTTCTGGGCTTCAAGAATCCGGGGATGGTCTACTTTCAGAAAAATCTCGACTTCCACAAACGGTTCGTCTACCGAGTCAGCGGCGACGTGGTACAGGTGATTGTTGCTATCGCGTGGGCACTCGTCAGCCCCACGGCGATGTCGTTAGTCGCGGGGTACGTCGCCGCCGACTTCCTTCGTCTCGTCCTGTCGTACCTCCTCCACGACTTCCGGCCGAACCTCAGCTTCAGCCGGGAGTCCGCAAACGAACTCATCAACTACGGCAAGTGGATAACCGGGTCGTCGATTCTCTACTTCCTCTACAGCGAGGGTGACGACGCTTTCGTCGGCGCGTTCATCGGAGCCGCACCGCTGGCGTTCTATCAGTACGCGTACCGCTTTTCGAACGCGCCCGCGACCGAGCTGACGAGCGTCATCTCAAGCGTCATGTTTCCGGCGTTCTCGAAACTACAGGATGACACCGAACAACTTCGTAACACGTTCAAGAAAACGCTCCGCGTGAATGCGTTCATCTCAGCGCCCGTTGCTTTCGGAATCGCTGTCGTCGCGCCGGACTTCGTGATGGTTGCCCTCGGCGAGGAGTGGATGACGATGGTTCTTCCGATGCAGATACTCGCCATCTACGGGTTCCTTCGCGCTCTCGGGCAGACGTTCGGTCCCATCTGGAAGGCGCTCGGTCGGCCGGATTTACTCACGAAACTGGGTACGCTCCGTGTCATCCTCATCGCACTCACGATCTATCCGGTGACGGTAACGTGGGGGTACGGCATCGCTGGCACCGCCGCGGTCGTCACGGCAATCTACGTCTTCCCGATGATGCCAATCGACATCTATCTCACCGCGAAGATGCTCGAAATACACCCGTTCGAAACGGTGCGCGAAATCGGCTTCCCCGTGCTGGCGAGTGCGATCATGGCGGGAGTGGTCTGGTACATCAACTCGATTGTCCAACTGCCCGCCATCGCAGAGTTAGTCATCGGCATCGTCGTCGGCGCGGCCACCTACTTCATGGTGGTGGCTCTCCTCGAACGCCAGTTCCGCTGGGGCATCGGCCAGAACATTCAAGGAATCGTCGCAAACGCCCGTCGCTGA
- a CDS encoding sulfatase, with protein sequence MPRDIVWITLESVRQDHTSLDGYRRDTTPFLQSLADRSDGATFKHCFSHDVWTRASSASILTGLASSSHRTWTQENRLSSDVPTIPEALQRTDYRTACVSPNPQLSEVTGLARGFDHFHYLGKDTLLDEAGVLTVLGYLTKLNQHSAGYTTDTAKHSVGYVSDAIARRHIREAAQADEDLFLYVHLGDSHHPYYPPKPYQDLFADGFEMSVGESLDLVLEMSSNLHGYIARGVPFTNDEWNALQAMYDATIRYVDDTVRSIVECAENRLNDPIVVVTSDHGELFGEQEMLAHMVVADDAVSHVPLVVCGIEAVESHNGVVQHADAMKTVLNEVGVEFEVPIGYDLREQDREFAVTQRSGVRCASKLDMIGERDDAFDASSYHVGDLTSLRTLDHRYQQSESGEDLFAVPDGVSDVSEERSDVCAELAQKCESWLDSYGLPESEREEQAEFDDSMTSHLEDLGYL encoded by the coding sequence ATGCCACGCGATATCGTCTGGATAACACTCGAAAGCGTTCGGCAGGACCACACGTCGCTGGATGGATACCGCCGCGACACAACACCGTTTTTGCAGTCGTTGGCCGACCGGTCGGATGGTGCGACGTTCAAACACTGCTTCTCGCACGACGTGTGGACTCGCGCGTCGAGTGCGTCGATCCTCACCGGGCTTGCATCATCGTCACACCGGACGTGGACGCAGGAAAATCGGCTGTCGAGTGACGTCCCGACGATTCCCGAGGCGCTTCAACGAACCGACTACCGAACAGCCTGTGTCTCGCCGAATCCGCAGTTAAGCGAGGTAACGGGTCTCGCCCGCGGATTCGACCACTTCCATTACCTAGGTAAGGACACCCTTCTCGACGAGGCGGGCGTTTTGACTGTCCTCGGCTACCTGACGAAACTCAACCAGCACTCCGCAGGCTACACGACGGACACCGCAAAGCACTCCGTCGGGTACGTTAGCGACGCCATCGCGCGGCGGCACATCCGCGAGGCGGCGCAAGCAGACGAGGACCTGTTTCTCTACGTCCATCTCGGCGACAGCCACCACCCGTACTATCCGCCGAAGCCGTACCAAGACCTGTTTGCGGATGGATTCGAGATGTCCGTCGGCGAATCGCTCGACCTCGTGCTGGAGATGTCCTCGAATCTGCACGGCTATATCGCTCGCGGCGTTCCGTTCACCAATGATGAGTGGAACGCCCTGCAGGCGATGTATGACGCGACCATCCGCTACGTGGACGACACGGTTCGGAGCATCGTCGAGTGCGCTGAAAACCGATTGAATGACCCCATCGTAGTCGTCACGTCCGACCACGGCGAACTGTTCGGCGAACAGGAGATGCTCGCACACATGGTCGTCGCCGACGACGCCGTCTCGCACGTCCCCCTCGTCGTCTGTGGAATCGAGGCTGTCGAGAGCCACAACGGCGTCGTCCAACACGCCGACGCGATGAAGACGGTCCTCAACGAAGTCGGCGTCGAGTTCGAGGTACCCATCGGCTACGACCTCCGCGAACAGGACCGCGAGTTCGCCGTCACGCAACGCAGCGGCGTCCGGTGTGCGAGCAAACTCGACATGATTGGAGAGCGAGACGACGCCTTCGACGCCTCGTCTTATCATGTGGGTGACCTAACGAGTCTTCGAACGCTCGACCACCGTTACCAGCAAAGTGAGTCCGGCGAGGACCTGTTCGCCGTTCCCGATGGGGTGAGCGACGTGAGCGAGGAGCGATCCGACGTGTGCGCCGAGTTAGCCCAGAAATGCGAATCGTGGCTCGACAGCTACGGCCTGCCGGAGTCCGAACGGGAAGAACAAGCCGAGTTCGACGATTCGATGACCTCGCACCTCGAAGACCTCGGGTATCTCTGA
- a CDS encoding HAD family hydrolase produces the protein MTTTVYFDLDGTLLDYETPFDTWFERTVPVEATAAITETFGSNLTASLDSFEPDPYERAFEVVCNEYGIDADPEALATTFVDTEVAATRVAPSVRRLVASVAERHQSGILTNGNETVQRRKVETHGLDELVDEIVVSEEVGARKPDAGIFETAKERLPADAFVFVGDSYETDIVPAQEHGFETVYVGDDHRPDATVAAANTEALASLLRPLVG, from the coding sequence ATGACCACAACCGTCTATTTCGACCTCGACGGAACGCTCCTCGACTACGAGACCCCATTCGATACGTGGTTCGAACGAACTGTCCCAGTGGAGGCAACGGCGGCAATAACCGAGACGTTCGGGTCGAATCTGACCGCTTCCCTCGATTCGTTCGAGCCAGACCCGTACGAACGGGCGTTTGAGGTGGTCTGCAACGAGTACGGGATCGACGCCGACCCGGAGGCGCTGGCGACAACGTTTGTCGATACCGAGGTGGCGGCGACGCGCGTCGCGCCGTCAGTCCGGCGGCTCGTTGCTTCCGTTGCCGAACGACACCAGTCAGGAATCCTCACGAACGGTAACGAGACGGTCCAGCGGAGGAAAGTCGAGACGCACGGGTTGGACGAGTTGGTAGACGAAATCGTCGTGTCGGAAGAGGTGGGTGCACGAAAGCCCGACGCGGGGATATTCGAGACAGCGAAGGAGCGACTTCCCGCGGACGCGTTCGTCTTCGTCGGCGACTCCTACGAGACAGACATCGTCCCCGCCCAAGAGCACGGCTTTGAGACAGTGTACGTCGGGGACGATCACCGGCCGGATGCCACCGTCGCGG